One genomic region from Populus nigra chromosome 8, ddPopNigr1.1, whole genome shotgun sequence encodes:
- the LOC133701067 gene encoding E3 ubiquitin-protein ligase WAV3-like, with protein sequence MASSAWRKLKKALKSKLSFLSNSTRSPTPTPTNPPTFTTENARFTTATPPPVPTSSSSSFSARLSRSFSLHSSSKKCAICLRSLRKGQGQAIFYAECSHPFHFNCIADNTKHGNLKCPICRSKWKDVPFQAPRNAPNFQRAGSLHAHISPYNVPPVQIEAEHFSDDEVLSDVSPDQSLSSRPHAITVKTFTEYPAVSASESFSKFGVLVRILAPPLDNTLPHHRARAPIDVVTVLDVSGSMASKLILLKRAVNFIIQNLGPSDRLSIVTFSSSARRVLPLRRMSGSGREDATSVVDSISAIGGTNIVAGLKKGVQVLEERRQHNSVATIILLSDGCDTQSHNAQNRLDYLKFLPTSIFPSNNTSREESKQPTFPVYTFGFGSDHDSAAMHAISDASRGTFSFIESINILQDAFARCIGGLISIVARDVQLKVRSASPGVQILSTPSGRHKNKIFDQGHQAVIDIGDLYAEEEKEFLVFLSIPVSSAVDGEERLENTSLVEVSCFHKGSVSVDTVQVEGERVEIRRPPTLSPIDRVLCLEVDRQRNRLLVTETIAKTQRMAEMGDLKGAQALLANQLSTLLTTASSQAGDDLCNQLEAELKETRERMETRELYERSGRAYVLSGMSSHSWQRAATRGHSTTILSQGGNSDTSITTSYETPSMTSMVLKSQILNLAPRE encoded by the exons ATGGCTTCTAGTGCATGGCGCAAGCTCAAAAAAGCCCTCAAGTCAAAGCTCTCTTTTCTCTCCAACTCCACCCGTAGCCCGACCCCCACCCCCACCAATCCCCCAACCTTCACCACCGAAAATGCCCGCTTCACCACCGCCACTCCACCACCAGTCCcaacatcatcatcttcttcgttCAGTGCTCGTCTCTCTCGTAGCTTCAGTCTCCACTCTTCTTCT AAAAAATGTGCCATTTGCTTGAGGAGTCTGAGAAAAGGGCAAGGCCAAGCCATCTTCTATGCTGAGTGTTCTCACCCTTTCCACTTCAATTGCATTGCTGACAATACCAAGCATGGAAATCTCAAATGTCCTATTTGCCGCTCAAAATGGAAAGATGTGCCTTTTCAAGCGCCAAGAAATGCCCCCAATTTTCAACGTGCCGGTTCATTGCATGCTCATATATCTCCTTACAATGTTCCACCAGTTCAAATTGAGGCGGAACACTTCTCAGATGATGAAGTACTCTCAGATGTCTCTCCAGATCAATCCCTTTCTTCTCGACCCCATGCTATAACTGTGAAGACTTTTACAGAATATCCTGCTGTTTCTGCATCAGAATCCTTCTCCAAGTTTGGTGTTCTTGTCCGTATTCTGGCACCACCACTTGATAATACTCTCCCTCATCACCGTGCGCGTGCACCAATTGATGTTGTAACCGTGTTGGATGTTAGTGGTAGCATGGCAAGCAAGCTGATACTTCTCAAGCGTGCGGTCAACTTTATCATACAAAACTTAGGCCCTTCTGATCGACTTTCGATCGTGACTTTCTCTTCATCAGCTCGAAGAGTGTTACCACTTAGGAGAATGTCTGGAAGTGGCCGTGAAGATGCCACAAGCGTTGTCGACTCTATTTCTGCAATTGGTGGAACTAATATCGTTGCAGGGCTCAAGAAAGGGGTTCAGGTTCTTGAAGAACGGCGTCAACATAATTCAGTTGCAACCATTATCCTCTTATCTGATGGCTGTGATACACAAAGTCACAATGCGCAGAATAGATTGGATTATCTAAAGTTCTTACCTACTTCAATTTTTCCTAGCAATAATACATCTAGAGAGGAGTCTAAGCAGCCAACTTTCCCAGTTTACACATTTGGGTTTGGATCGGATCATGATTCTGCTGCAATGCATGCTATATCTGATGCATCCCGCGGCACATTTTCCTTCATTGAGTCAATTAACATTTTACAAGATGCTTTTGCAAGATGCATTGGTGGTCTTATAAGTATTGTGGCTCGGGACGTTCAACTCAAAGTTAGGTCAGCATCACCAGGAGTGCAAATTCTGTCAACACCTTCTGGGAGACACAAGAATAAGATTTTTGACCAAGGACACCAAGCTGTGATTGATATTGGAGACCTGTATGCAGAAGAGGAGAAGGAATTTTTGGTGTTCCTCTCAATTCCTGTATCCTCAGCTGTTGATGGTGAGGAAAGATTGGAAAACACATCATTGGTGGAAGTTTCGTGCTTCCACAAAGGTTCGGTGTCAGTGGATACAGTCCAGGTAGAAGGTGAGAGAGTTGAGATTCGACGACCTCCAACTTTATCTCCAATTGATCGGGTGCTGTGTTTGGAGGTTGATAGGCAAAGAAATCGTTTGCTAGTGACAGAAACTATTGCCAAGACACAAAGGATGGCTGAAATGGGAGATTTAAAGGGTGCACAGGCCCTGCTGGCAAATCAACTATCCACTCTTCTAACTACAGCTTCTTCTCAAGCAGGAGATGATCTATGTAATCAGCTCGAAGCTGAGCTGAAAGAAACTAGGGAGAGAATGGAAACTAGGGAGTTATATGAACGGTCGGGGCGCGCATATGTTCTCTCGGGAATGAGTTCTCATTCATGGCAAAGGGCTGCAACTAGGGGTCACTCCACAACAATTCTATCACAAGGTGGGAACTCAGATACGAGTATTACCACTAGCTATGAAACACCATCTATGACTAGCATGGTATTGAAGTCACAGATTCTCAACTTAGCACCCAGAGAGTAG
- the LOC133701792 gene encoding vacuolar sorting protein 3-like, producing MATTNTDPTTTRTVLEPLLTFDPTLHSHTSIKSIATNSQSFIYLGTSSGSLLLLSINPDTPNDKTPSTKDPNSTLDFDVPSRNVSFIKSVSVGDSAVEKVLLLDEIGKVIVLSDGFLFLTDSGLVQPVRKLGFLKGISFITKRVKSSDSECSDLLGFSSLEGASTSSRILSRLGGGVRANGVKDYVQKSEGDYVFAAVVGKKLMLIELRVGKNDKEVDFMVLKEMQCIDGVKTLVWINDSIIVGTVIGYSLFSCITGQSGVIFTLPDVSSLPLLKLLWKEKKVLLLVDNVGIVVDAHGQPVGGSLVFRKGPDSVGELASYVMAVRDGKMELYHKKLGGCVQTVSFGSEGFGPCIVADEESGNGKLVAVATPTKVIFYRRVPTEEQIKDLLRKKNFKEAVSLVEELKSDGEISNEMLSFVHAQIGFLLLFDLHFEEAVNHFLQSETMQPSEVFPFIMRDPNRWSLLVPRNRYWGLHPPPAPLEDVVDDGLMAIQRAIFLKKAGVDTTVNEDFLLNPPTRADLLELAIKNMSRYLEVSREKELTLSVKEGVDTLLMYLYRALNRIDDMEKLASSGNSCIVEELETLLDESGHLRTLAFLYASKGMSSKALTIWRILAKNYSSGLWKDPAREHELLDGNTNVNSGREVAATEASKILEELSDQDLVLQHLGWIADVNPLLTVQVLTSEKRVDQLSPDEIIAAIDPKKVEILQRYLQWLIEDQDSCDTQFHTLYALSLAKSAIETFEVQSTSQEPDDGRPEETKISDPGGNSIFQSPVRERLQIFLQSSDMYDPEEVLDLIEGSELWLEKAILYRKLGQETLVLQILALKLEDSEAAEQYCAEIGRPDAYMQLLDMYLDPQNGKEPMFNAAVRLLHNHGELLDPLQVLETLSPDMPLQLASDTILRMLRARLHHHRQAQIVHNLSRALNVDAKLARLEERSRHVQINDESLCDSCHARLGTKLFAMYPDDTVVCYKCFRRLGESTSVTGHDFKRDPLIKSGWLVTR from the exons ATGGCTACTACTAACACCGATCCTACGACCACCCGAACTGTCCTTGAACCACTTCTCACCTTCGATCCCACCCTTCACTCTCAtacttcaataaaatccattgcAACGAATTCTCAATCTTTCATTTACCTAGGCACTTCTTCTGGTTCCCTTCTCTTGCTCTCCATAAACCCAGATACCCCAAATGACAAAACCCCCTCCACCAAAGATCCGAATTCGACTTTGGATTTTGATGTTCCTTCTCGAAACGTTTCGTTCATAAAATCCGTTTCTGTTGGTGACTCGGCTGTAGAAAAGGTTCTTCTGCTTGATGAGATTGGAAAGGTTATTGTTCTCTCTGATGGATTTTTGTTCTTGACGGATTCGGGCTTGGTTCAACCCGTTAGGAAACTGGGGTTTTTGAAAGGGATTTCTTTTATCACCAAGAGAGTTAAGAGTAGTGATTCGGAGTGTAGTGATTTACTCGGTTTTAGTAGTTTGGAGGGTGCGAGTACGAGTTCTCGAATTTTGAGCAGATTAGGAGGTGGAGTTAGAGCTAATGGTGTTAAAGATTATGTGCAAAAAAGTGAGGGTGATTATGTTTTTGCTGCTGTGGTTGgtaaaaaattgatgttaataGAGCTTAGAGTTGGTAAGAATGACAAGGAAGTTgattttatggttttgaaaGAAATGCAGTGTATTGACGGGGTTAAGACATTAGTTTGGATCAATGATTCCATAATTGTTGGCACTGTCATCGGGTATAGTTTGTTTTCGTGCATTACGGGCCAAAGTGGGGTGATTTTTACATTGCCTGATGTGTCTAGTTTGCCATTGCTCAAGTTGTTgtggaaagaaaagaaggtgTTGTTGTTGGTGGATAATGTTGGGATTGTTGTTGATGCGCATGGGCAGCCAGTTGGAGGGAGTTTGGTGTTTCGTAAGGGTCCAGATTCTGTTGGGGAGTTGGCTTCTTATGTAATGGCTGTGAGGGATGGGAAGATGGAGTTGTATCATAAGAAATTGGGTGGTTGTGTACAGACTGTTAGTTTTGGTAGTGAAGGGTTTGGGCCATGTATTGTTGCGGATGAGGAAAGTGGAAATGGGAAACTTGTTGCTGTTGCGACGCCCACCAAG GTTATTTTCTACCGGAGAGTACCTACTGAAGAACAAATCAAAGATCTgttgagaaagaaaaactttAAGGAAGCCGTCTCCTTGGTGGAGGAGCTTAAGAGCGATGGTGAAATATCTAATGAAATGCTATCCTTCGTTCATGCTCAAATAGGGTTCCTGCTGCTTTTTGACTTGCATTTCGAGGAGGCTGTTAACCACTTTCTGCAGTCAGAGACAATGCAACCTTCTGAAGTTTTTCCATTTATAATGCGAGACCCAAATCGCTGGTCGCTGCTG GTTCCTAGGAACCGATACTGGGGTTTGCATCCCCCCCCTGCTCCTCTTGAAGATGTTGTAGATGATGGGTTGATGGCTATCCAAAGAGCTATTTTCCTTAAAAAGGCAGGTGTAGATACTACAGTCAATGAAGATTTTCTTTTGAATCCACCAACTAGAGCTGATTTACTCGAGTtggcaataaaaaatatgagcaG ATATCTTGAGGTTTCTCGTGAAAAAGAATTGACTTTGTCAGTGAAAGAGGGAGTTGACACACTTCTAATGTACCTCTATAGAGCCCTAAACCGCATTGATGATATGGAAAAGCTTGCATCTTCTGGAAACAGCTGTATCGTG GAGGAGTTAGAAACCCTGTTAGATGAATCTGGGCATTTACGGACTCTCGCCTTCTTATATGCAAGTAAAGGGATGAGCTCAAAGGCTCTTACCATATGGCGCATTTTGGCAAAAAATTATTCTTCTGGTCTATGGAAAGATCCTGCTCGGGAGCATGAGTTACTGGATGGCAATACAAATGTTAATTCTGGCAGAGAGGTTGCTGCAACTGAGGCATCAAAAATTCTTGAGGAGCTGTCTGATCAGGATTTGGTTTTGCAACATCTTGGATGG ATTGCAGATGTTAACCCATTACTCACAGTTCAAGTTTTGACATCAGAGAAAAGAGTAGATCAGCTTTCACCAG ATGAAATAATTGCTGCCATTGATccaaaaaaggttgaaattctCCAAAG GTATCTCCAATGGTTGATTGAAGATCAAGACTCTTGTGACACACAGTTCCACACTCTATACGCGCTCTCACTTGCAAAGTCAGCAATTGAAACCTTTGAAGTGCAAAGTACCTCCCAGGAACCTGATGATGGAAGGCCGGAGGAAACAAAAATTTCTGATCCTGGAGGAAACTCTATCTTTCAAAGTCCTGTACGAGAAAGGTTGCAGATATTCTTACAGTCATCAGACATGTATGATCCGGAAGAGGTTCTTGACTTGATTGAGGGATCAGAGCTTTGGCTGGAAAAG GCGATTCTATACAGAAAATTAGGGCAAGAGACTTTGGTGCTGCAAATTTTGGCCTT GAAGCTGGAGGACAGTGAAGCTGCTGAACAGTATTGTGCAGAGATTGGAAGACCAGATGCCTATATGCA GTTACTTGATATGTATTTGGATCCACAAAATGGTAAAGAGCCCATGTTTAACGCTGCTGTTCGACTTCTGCATAATCATGGAGAATTACTGGATCCTTTGCAAGTTCTAGAG ACATTGTCCCCAGACATGCCCCTCCAACTTGCCTCAGATACAATACTAAGAATGTTGAGGGCTCGGCTTCACCATCATCGCCAAGCACAA ATTGTTCATAATCTGTCCCGTGCTCTAAATGTTGACGCAAAACTTGCAAGATTGGAGGAAAGATCGCGGCATGTACAGATAAATGATGAGAGCCTTTGTGATTCTTGTCATGCCCGGTTAGGAACCAAACTGTTTGCAATGTACCCAGATGACACTGTTGTTTGTTACAAG TGTTTTCGTCGGCTGGGAGAGTCCACTTCTGTCACAGGTCATGACTTCAAGCGAGATCCACTGATCAAGTCAGGTTGGCTTGTGACACGCTAA
- the LOC133701410 gene encoding cyclin-T1-4-like isoform X1, whose translation MAGLLLPGESSHYGNSEGGPSRSSQERPEEGDRWYFSRKEIEENSPSRRDNIDLKKETYLRKSYCTFLQDLGMRLKVPQVTIATAIIFCHRFFIRQSHANNDRRTVATVCMFLAGKVEETPRPLKDVIVVSYEIMHKKDPAAAQRIKQKEVYEQQKELILIGERVVLATLGFDFNVHHPYKPLVEAIKKFKVAQNALAQVAWNFVNDGLRTSLCLQFKPHHIAAGAIFLAAKFLKVKLPSDGEKVWWQEFDVTPRQLEEVSNQMLELYEQNRVPQSQGSEVEGSAGGGSGHRLLTRTPAVSEDHVSKQTSSRAAPEPVCQDINVAPPRNTHTQNNANGSGETESVITDHKVEVETRDNQHHEHVSHKEITREDPNKVRYEAEQIGEEDQKRTAGRNEGAEAGEWRDDAVSRKSSSISGRNLDLREGPVNQSPKDAIKMIDKDKVKAALEKRKKSRGETTRKKDIMDEDDLIERELEDGVELAAEDEKIKRERRQSWSNNDHAEIGDGNHMIMKGQSSRGLEAEYVEEGEMLDDASPVLNGRKRKGSPAERQSEGKRRHDYIPNHNRDTIEDGHKMGKSGFVDREHRRHSQDNHL comes from the exons ATGGCTGGATTATTGTTACCTGGGGAATCTTCACATTATGGGAATTCTGAGGGCGGGCCGTCCAGGAGCTCTCAAGAAAGGCCAGAGGAAGGGGATCGTTGGTATTTTTCAAGGAAAGAAATAGAAGAGAATTCCCCATCAAGAAGAGATAATATTGACTTGAAGAAAGAGACATATCTACGGAAATCATATTGCACGTTTTTGCAGGATCTTGGCATGAGATTGAAAGT gCCCCAGGTAACCATAGCCACAGCAATAATATTTTGTCACAGATTCTTCATTCGCCAATCACATGCAAATAATGATAGAAGG ACCGTAGCAACTGTGTGCATGTTCCTTGCTGGGAAGGTGGAAGAGACTCCTCGTCCACTAAAGGATGTTATTGTAGTTTCCTATGAGATAATGCACAAAAAAGATCCCGCTGCAGCCCAGAGGATCAAACAAaag GAAGTATATGAGCAACAGAAAGAGCTTATTTTAATTGGGGAGAGGGTAGTACTTGCCACGTTGGGTTTTGACTTCAATGTTCATCACCCTTACAAACCTCTAGTTGAAGCAATAAAGAAATTTAAGGTTGCACAAAATGCCCTTGCTCAAGTTGCATGGAATTTTGTCAATGACGG GCTGAGGACTTCGCTCTGCCTGCAATTTAAGCCCCATCACATTGCGGCAGGTGCCATTTTCCTTGCTGCCAAGTTCCTCAAAGTGAAGCTTCCATCGGATGGTGAGAAGGTCTGGTGGCAAGAATTTGATGTCACCCCGCGCCAGTTGGAGG AGGTTAGCAATCAAATGTTGGAGTTATATGAGCAAAACAGAGTGCCCCAATCACAGGGGAGTGAGGTAGAAGGAAGTGCTGGAGGTGGGTCAGGGCATCGACTGCTGACTAGAACTCCAGCTGTAAGTGAGGACCATGTTTCAAAGCAGACATCGTCACGAGCAGCCCCTGAACCTGTGTGCCAAGATATCAACGTGGCACCACCAAGAAACACCCATACTCAAAATAATGCAAATGGGAGTGGAGAAACTGAGAGTGTTATTACCGATCACAAGGTTGAGGTAGAAACTAGAGACAATCAGCACCATGAGCATGTCTCCCACAAGGAAATCACTAGAGAGGACCCCAATAAGGTCAGGTATGAGGCAGAGCAAATAGGGGAAGAAGACCAAAAAAGAACTGCAGGGAGAAATGAGGGTGCAGAAGCTGGAGAGTGGAGGGATGATGCTGTATCGCGCAAGTCCAGCAGCATATCTGGTAGAAATTTAGATCTTCGAGAAGGCCCAGTTAACCAGTCCCCTAAAGATGCTATTAAGATGATAGACAAGGACAAGGTGAAGGCAGCACttgagaaaaggaagaaatctCGAGGGGAGACGACACGAAAAAAGGATATTATGGATGAGGATGATCTTATTGAAAGGGAACTAGAAGATGGGGTTGAGTTGGCAGCTGAGGATGAGAAAATCAAACGAGAGAGAAGACAGAGCTGGTCTAATAATGATCATGCAGAAATTGGGGATGGAAACCACATGATCATGAAAGGGCAGTCATCACGGGGATTGGAAGCAGAATATGTAGAAGAAGGGGAAATGTTAGATGATGCTTCTCCCGTGCTGAATGgccgaaaaagaaaagggagccCAGCAGAAAGGCAGTCTGAGGGAAAGAGGCGGCATGATTATATACCGAATCACAACCGCGATACCATAGAAGATGGACACAAGATGGGCAAAAGTGGTTTTGTGGACAGGGAGCACAGAAGGCATTCTCAAGATAATCACTTGTGA
- the LOC133701410 gene encoding cyclin-T1-5-like isoform X2: MFLAGKVEETPRPLKDVIVVSYEIMHKKDPAAAQRIKQKEVYEQQKELILIGERVVLATLGFDFNVHHPYKPLVEAIKKFKVAQNALAQVAWNFVNDGLRTSLCLQFKPHHIAAGAIFLAAKFLKVKLPSDGEKVWWQEFDVTPRQLEEVSNQMLELYEQNRVPQSQGSEVEGSAGGGSGHRLLTRTPAVSEDHVSKQTSSRAAPEPVCQDINVAPPRNTHTQNNANGSGETESVITDHKVEVETRDNQHHEHVSHKEITREDPNKVRYEAEQIGEEDQKRTAGRNEGAEAGEWRDDAVSRKSSSISGRNLDLREGPVNQSPKDAIKMIDKDKVKAALEKRKKSRGETTRKKDIMDEDDLIERELEDGVELAAEDEKIKRERRQSWSNNDHAEIGDGNHMIMKGQSSRGLEAEYVEEGEMLDDASPVLNGRKRKGSPAERQSEGKRRHDYIPNHNRDTIEDGHKMGKSGFVDREHRRHSQDNHL, encoded by the exons ATGTTCCTTGCTGGGAAGGTGGAAGAGACTCCTCGTCCACTAAAGGATGTTATTGTAGTTTCCTATGAGATAATGCACAAAAAAGATCCCGCTGCAGCCCAGAGGATCAAACAAaag GAAGTATATGAGCAACAGAAAGAGCTTATTTTAATTGGGGAGAGGGTAGTACTTGCCACGTTGGGTTTTGACTTCAATGTTCATCACCCTTACAAACCTCTAGTTGAAGCAATAAAGAAATTTAAGGTTGCACAAAATGCCCTTGCTCAAGTTGCATGGAATTTTGTCAATGACGG GCTGAGGACTTCGCTCTGCCTGCAATTTAAGCCCCATCACATTGCGGCAGGTGCCATTTTCCTTGCTGCCAAGTTCCTCAAAGTGAAGCTTCCATCGGATGGTGAGAAGGTCTGGTGGCAAGAATTTGATGTCACCCCGCGCCAGTTGGAGG AGGTTAGCAATCAAATGTTGGAGTTATATGAGCAAAACAGAGTGCCCCAATCACAGGGGAGTGAGGTAGAAGGAAGTGCTGGAGGTGGGTCAGGGCATCGACTGCTGACTAGAACTCCAGCTGTAAGTGAGGACCATGTTTCAAAGCAGACATCGTCACGAGCAGCCCCTGAACCTGTGTGCCAAGATATCAACGTGGCACCACCAAGAAACACCCATACTCAAAATAATGCAAATGGGAGTGGAGAAACTGAGAGTGTTATTACCGATCACAAGGTTGAGGTAGAAACTAGAGACAATCAGCACCATGAGCATGTCTCCCACAAGGAAATCACTAGAGAGGACCCCAATAAGGTCAGGTATGAGGCAGAGCAAATAGGGGAAGAAGACCAAAAAAGAACTGCAGGGAGAAATGAGGGTGCAGAAGCTGGAGAGTGGAGGGATGATGCTGTATCGCGCAAGTCCAGCAGCATATCTGGTAGAAATTTAGATCTTCGAGAAGGCCCAGTTAACCAGTCCCCTAAAGATGCTATTAAGATGATAGACAAGGACAAGGTGAAGGCAGCACttgagaaaaggaagaaatctCGAGGGGAGACGACACGAAAAAAGGATATTATGGATGAGGATGATCTTATTGAAAGGGAACTAGAAGATGGGGTTGAGTTGGCAGCTGAGGATGAGAAAATCAAACGAGAGAGAAGACAGAGCTGGTCTAATAATGATCATGCAGAAATTGGGGATGGAAACCACATGATCATGAAAGGGCAGTCATCACGGGGATTGGAAGCAGAATATGTAGAAGAAGGGGAAATGTTAGATGATGCTTCTCCCGTGCTGAATGgccgaaaaagaaaagggagccCAGCAGAAAGGCAGTCTGAGGGAAAGAGGCGGCATGATTATATACCGAATCACAACCGCGATACCATAGAAGATGGACACAAGATGGGCAAAAGTGGTTTTGTGGACAGGGAGCACAGAAGGCATTCTCAAGATAATCACTTGTGA